CGGCGCTGCCGGGCCCGCAGGGCGAGCACGCCGGGGTTGTCGGTCGGCCCCTCGACGCCGGAGTTCCACGACCGGTTGTGGCTCTCGCCGTCGCGGTTGTCCTCGCCGTTGGCGTCGTTGTGCTTGTCGTTGTAGGACACCAGGTCATTGAGGGTGAAGCCGTCGTGGCAGGTGACGAAGTTGATGCTGTGGAACGGCCGGCGGCCGTCGTCTTGGTAGAGGTCGGCCGAGCCGGAGATCCGGGAGGCGAACTCGGCCAGCGTCGCCGGCTCGCCGCGCCAGAAGTCGCGGACGGTGTCGCGGTATTTGCCGTTCCACTCGGTCCACACCGGCGGGAAGTTGCCGACCTGGTAGCCGCCGGGGCCGATGTCCCACGGCTCGGCGATCAGCTTGACCTGGCTGACCACCGGGTCCTGCTGCACCACCTCGAAGAATGTCGACAGGCGGTCGACCTCGTAGAACTCGCGGGCCAGGGTCGCGGCCAGGTCGAACCGGAAGCCGTCGACGTGCATCTCCTCGACCCAGTAGCGGAGCGAGTCCATGATCAGTTGGAGCGAGTGCGGCTGCCGCATGTTGAGGCTGTTGCCGGTGCCGGTGTAGTCGACGTAGTAGCGCCGGTCCTGGTCGGAGAGCCGGTAGTAGCTCGGGTTGTCGATGCCCTTGAAGCCCAGCGTCGGGCCCAGGTGGTTGCCCTCGGCGGTGTGGTTGTAGACCACGTCGAGGATCACCTCGATGCCGGCCGCGTGCAGGGTCTTGACCATGCCGCGGAACTCCTGCACCTGCTGGCCGAGCCGGCCCATCGCCGAGTAGCCGTGGTAGGGCGCGAAGAAGCCGATGGTGTTGTAGCCCCAGTAGTTGCGCATCCCGAGGTCGACCAGCCGGTTGTCGTGCACGAACTGGTGCACGGGCATCAACTCGAGGGCGGTCACGCCCATCTTCTTGAGATGGTCGACGACCGCGGGATGACCGATTCCGGCGTAGGTGCCGCGCAGCTCGTCGGGGACCGCCGGGTGCTTGCGGGTCAGCCCCTTGACGTGTGCCTCGTAGATGACCGACTCGTGGTAGGGCGTCCGTGGCGGCCGGTCGTTGCCCCAGTCGAAGAAGGGGTTGACGACGACGGCCTTGGGCACGAACGGCGCCGAGTCGGTGGTCGACATCCGGTCGGGGTCGTCGAAGTCGTAGTCGTAGACCGCCGGGTCCCAGTTGACGTCGTCGTCGATCGCCTTGGCGTAGGGGTCGAGCAGCAGCTTGTTGGGGTTGCAGCGCAGCCCCGCGCGGGGGTCGTAGCGCCCGTGCACCCGGTAGCCGTAACGCTGGCCCGGCTCGACGCCGGGCAGGTAGGCGTGCCAGACGTAGGCGTCGACCTCCTGCATGCTGACCCGGCGCTCGTTGCCGAGCCCCCACTCGTCGAACAGGCACAGCTCGACCCCCTCCGCGACCTCCGAGAAGATCGCGAAGTTGGTGCCGGTGCCGTCATAGGTGGCACCGAGCGGATATCGCTGGCCAGGCCAGACCTGCATGTGACGCAGCCTCCTGTTGGCGGTGTCAGAGCGGCACCGGCCGGATCCCGGCCGGTGCCGCCTATTGCCCCACCGACGGTAGCGTCAATCCAGCGGGTCGTCCGTTGACGACCTCGTCGAGCGCTTTGCCGGATCTTTCCAGAATACCGTCAGCGCTGGTCGATGCCCACGAAGTCACGCTGTGCGGCGCCGGTGTAGAGCTGCCGCGGGCGGCCGATCTTGGTGGCCGGGTCGGCGATCATCTCGCGCCACTGCGCTATCCACCCGGGCAGCCGGCCCAGCGCGAACAGCACGGTGAACATCTTCGTCGGGAAGCCCATCGCCTTGTAGATCAGGCCGGTGTAGAAGTCGACGTTGGGGTAGAGCTTGCGCGACACGAAGAAGTCGTCGGCCAGCGCGATCTCCTCGAGCTGCATCGCGAGGTCGAGTAGCGGGTCGGCCTTCGACATGCGGGAGAGCACGTCCTGCGCCGACTTCTTCACGATCGCCGCGCGCGGGTCGTAGTTCTTGTAGACCCGGTGGCCGAAGCCCATCAGCTTGACGCCGGCCTCGCGGTTCTTGACCTTGTTGACGAACGCCTTGACGTCGCCGCCGTCGCGCTGGATCTGGTCGAGCATCTCCAGCACGGCCTGGTTGGCACCGCCGTGCAGCGGGCCCATCAGCGCGTTGACGCCGGCCGCGACCGAGACGAACAGGTTGGCGTTGGCCGAGCCGACCAACCGTACGGTCGAGGTCGAGCAGTTCTGCTCGTGGTCGGCGTGCAGGATGAAGAGCATGTCGAGCGCCTTGGCCATGACCGGGTCGACCTCGTATTTGGTCGCCGGGACGCCGAAGGTCATCCGCAGGAAGTCTTCGACGTAGCCGAGGGAGTTGTCCGGGTAGAGCAGCGGCTGGCCGATCGACTTCTTGTAGGCGTAGGACGCGATCGTCGGCACCTTGGCCAGCATCCGGATCGTGGAGATCTCGACCTGGTCGCGGTCGAACGGGTCGAGGCTGTCCTGGTAGAAGGTCGACAGCGCGCTGACCGCGGAGGAGAGCACCGGCATCGGGTGCGCGTCGCGCGGGAAGCCGTCGAAGAAGCCGCGGAAGTCCTCGTGCAGGAGCGTGTGCAGGCGGATCTTGTCGGTGAACTCACCGAGCTGGTCGGCGGTCGGCAGCTCGCCGTAGATCAGCAGGTAGGTGACCTCGAGGAACGAGGAGTGCTCGGCGAGCTGCTCGATCGGGTAGCCGCGGTAGCGGAGGATCCCCTCGTCGCCGTCGATATAGGTGATCTCCGACGAGGTCGCGGCAGTGTTGACGAAACCCGGGTCATAGGTGACATATCCGGTCTCTTTCAGCAGCGCGCCGACGTCGAGGCCCGCGGGGCCCTCCACGGCCGGTCGTACCGCCATCGAGAGCTGCCCGGCCGGGTGGTCTAGCTTGACATCGGTCATCAGGTCCTCGCTTTTGACGGGTGGGGGGATGTCGCGTCGTTGTTACGCCTCAGTACAACGGTAATCGTTCGACATGATCCGCCGGAATCGCGCCCAGGTCCCCGGCGACGAGGGATTTGCCACACCTGAGCGGTCGATCAGGCGGTCGGGAGTCGCTTGAGCTCTCCGCCAGCAACTTCGTAGATCGTCAACGTGTTGGCGCCGGGCACGAAGAGCGTCTCGTCGGGGACGAGCGCCGCGAACCGGCGGCCCTTCTTGTCGGCCCAGGTCGCCTGGGTGACCGCGCCGATCTTCCCGTTGACGGCGATCGCGATCGGCGTGCCGTCGCGGATCTTGCTGGGCAGCTCGCCGTAGACCAGCGCGGGGATCGTGCCGGTCTCCGGCTCGACGTCGGCGAACGCGTCGGCGTCGTCGACCTTGATGTTGGGCCCGGCGCCCTCGCTGACCGTGAGCGTGTCGACCCGCCGGCCGACCAGGTCCGGCCGGGTTCTGGGGGCCATGTGCGGGCCCGCCTGGCCAGAGATGATCTTCTGGAACGTGCTCGTATCGGAGATTTGCACGGGTTTGCCAGGCAGATCGCAGTATGTGTGGTCAGGGGTGGTTCGCGGCGGTGCCGACACCGGGCGACCGTCGACCTGCCACGGCACCGTGACACCGGCCATCTCGGCGACCGTCGGCAGCAGGTCGACGTGTTGCCAGTTGCGGTCGTCGACCGCGCCGGCCTGCTGGCCCGGCGACTTGATGAACAGCGGCACCCAGAGCACCTCTTCGGGCGACGCGGTCACCGCGCCCATCCCCCGGCCCTGGTGGTCGAGGGTGAAGGAGACACCGTGGTCGGCGGTCACCACGACGACCGCCTTGTCCCACAGGCCGGTCTGCTTCATCCGCTCGATCATCTTGCCGACCAGCAGGTCGGTGTAGCCGACCTGGGCCAGGTGCCGGTCGCGGGCGGTCTCCACCCAGCCGGGGCCGTCGAGCGGGAAGTCTTCCGGCGCCTCGTAACGCGTGCCGGAGGGCAGATAGTTCCACGGCGTGTGCGGCATCAGCAGGTGCAGGAAATGCAACTCGGGCCGCTGGGTCGGCACCAGCCCGTCGAGGAACGTGGTGAACCGGGACGGCTGGTTGTCGTCGAGGCTGTCCCAGCGGAACTTCGGGTCGCCGGGCGCCACACCCGAGCGCGCCTCGGCGATCGTCGACTCGCGGTAGGTCGCCTCCGGGTCGTCGGCCGGCTCGTCGCGCGGCGAGGCGATCTGGCCCAGCACGCCGGCCACCTCGCGGAGCAACGCTTTCATTCCGCCGTCGTGCTTCACCGCGTCGCCACACTCGCTGGGCGGGCACAACTCGGTGATGGTCTCCTGCACATTGGTGTCGTAGGTGCCGCCGAGCAACGTGAAGAGGTTGTCGGGATAGGCCGCGTAGTGCGGGGCGACCTCTTTGGCCGGATAACGACCGGTCAACATCGCGGGCATCGCGTACGGGGTCCAGCCGCTCACCCCGGTCGCGTTGCGATACCAGGTCGAGCCGCCGGCCAGCGCCGCGATGTTGGGGTATTTCGCGCTGTCGATCCGCCCGTCGGGCCCGAGCAGCGAGACCAGCGGAAACTCGTCGAGCATGAGCATCACCACCGGCGGGTGGCTGGCCTTGGTGCTGGTGACGTCGGAGCGTGCCGACAGCGCGGCCGACGGCAGCACCACGGCCGAGGTCGGCGACGCGAACGCGAACAGCGCGACGAACACCAGCGGGCCCAGCGAGGCGATCCGCATGAGCTGGCCCGGCACCCGCCAGCGCCAGTAGGCGTAGGCGATCGCGGCACCGACCGCGAGCCCCAGCACCGCCAGCGGCAGGCCGCGCATGGGCAGCAGTTTCTTGCCGACCTGCACGGAGATCGCGGCGACCAGCAGGCCGACGGTGACGGTATGGGTGATCTTCCGGGTGCGCGGCCCGACCAGCCCGGTCAGCGCGCCGAGCGTCCAGAGCACGGCCGGCGGCACGACCGTGACCAGCGCGACCAGCAGCAGGATGTCGCCCCGGCCGGCGCCGTAGAAGAGGAAGAAGTCGGGACTCCGGCCGGTCACGTCGAGCAGCGGCTGGGCGATCGCCAGCCCGCACAGGGCGATGATCTCCAGCAGCGGTGCGAGCTCTCCCCGGGCCCAGACCCGGACCTGGTGCGGCGCGGCCGCCGCTTCAGTCACGCCGGACACCCGCGATCAGGGTACGAGTGCCGCCCGGCAACGTCTCCCGCCGCGCGATGTCGAAGCGCTCCCCGAGCAGCCGGACGAACGTCTCGACGTGGTAGTCGGGGAACAGCCCGTCGGGCTTGTTGGCCAGCAACCGCCGCGCCATCGGGTCTTCGGCGTGCACGAACTCGACGACCACGTGCCGGCCCATCCCGGCCAGCCAGTCGACGATCGCCGGCAGCGGCACGTTGCGCCCGATCGCCAGGTGGTGCACGAGCGCCAGGGCCAGCGCGACGTCGGCCTTGGCGGCGCGGGCGGCGAACCCGGCCCGCTCGACGCCGGCCCAGCCGCCGCCCGGCGAAGGGTCGGCGAGGTCCATCACGATCGGCAGGATGCGCTTCTCGCCGTCGGCGCGGAGCTGGCGGTAGAGCGTGTCGACGACCGCGGGATCGGCCTCGACGGCGACCACGTAGCCGGCCTTGGCGGCCGCCTGCCGGGCGAACACGCCATCGTTGGCACCCAGGTCGAGCACCAGGTCGGTGCGGTCGGCGGCGTCGAGCGCCGCGTCGACGAAGCGGGCCTTGGCCGCCCGGTCGTCGTCGGAGTAGCTGCACGTCTCCCGGTAGCCGCCCCAGTGTGTGGCCGGCGGCGCCCAGTCGAGCTTGTCGACCAGCTTGGCCATCGCCCGCGCGGCGGCCGCGACCAGCTCGCTGTTGAAGCCGGCGTCGCGGAGCTGCTCACGGACCGCGCCGGTGCTCCGGTCGGCGTTGCGCGACTGGATGCTGTCGTGCAGGTGCACGTGCTTGAGCACGCCCGCCGCCAGCCGCCTGGTGCCGCCGAAGAGGCGGCGCATCTGCGCCGGCTCGACGCCGTCGATCTGGGCCCGCAGCAGCGGCCGCGGGTCGAGGTCGAGATGCGCCTGGAGCATCAGCGGGTAGAGCAACGTCTGGCAGAACTGCCGGTAGCCGGCCCACGGCTCGCCCGGCCGGGCCGGCTCGAACGAGCCGATGTCGATGAACTCGGGCGCCGCTCCCCGCCACTGCAGGTTGTAGGCGGAGCCGTCCTTCATCGTGAAGCCGGCGGCCAACGCGCGCCGCAGCAGGTCGAGGTGCAGCCGGGCGGCGTCCTGCCGCATGGCGTGCGACCACTCGTAGGGATAGGTCACGAACGGGATCGGCGTGTGGCGCAGCGTGGCACTCCAGGTGCCGGGCTCGCCGGGCAGTTCCCGGTCGACCTCGTCGGTCGCGGTGACCGTGCCGTCGGTCTGGGTGCGCGCGAAGAAGTCGCTGGCCCGCAGCGCCTTCCAGTCTTGCGCCGCCTGCGCACCCAGACCGCGCAGGACCTCGTCGCCCGAGTAGAAGACCCGGGTCTGAGGGTCGCGGAAAGAACCCGGCTCGGCGTGCGGCCGGGGGTTTTCAGGTGTCACCGAGCGCTCAGTCCTGGTCGGCCGTTGTCGCTTCAGCCGGCGTCTTGCGGCGGAACACGCTCTTCAACCGTCGCCAGTAGAGCTTGGCGGCCACCACCACACCGGCCGTGCCGGCCACCAGCGCCTGCACGATCAGGCTGCCGGACCCCGCGTCCAGATAGGCCAGATGGGTTTGCATCCCGCCCACTCCTCCCTCTTTGCCACCCGCGCTCGTGCGACCGCCCCCGCGGTCGGTTGAGCACGCGGTGTTGACTGCCCCGTCCTCCCCGGCACCGCGTCATCACGCGGACAACACCCGTTTTCCACCCGGACGGATGTTTGTCACGTGCCGTGCCCCGACCCTACGCTTGAGATCGGATCGGCGCAGCGTCCCGAGCGCGTGCCCTGGCGTGTCTTGTCCAACATGGCCGGGTCCGATTCCTTCAAGACCCACCCCCGCCGGCCGTCCTACGGTGGCGGCATGACACTTCGCATTGACCTGTTCGGGCTGGTCGTGGCCGATATGGAGCGATCGCTCGCGTTCTATCGCGCGCTCGGCCTGGACATCCCCGCCGAGGCCGACAAGGAGCCGCACGCCGAGGTCACGCTGCCCGGTGGCCTGCGGTTGGCCTTCGACACCGTCGAGACGATCCGG
This genomic interval from Asanoa ferruginea contains the following:
- a CDS encoding class I SAM-dependent methyltransferase; its protein translation is MTPENPRPHAEPGSFRDPQTRVFYSGDEVLRGLGAQAAQDWKALRASDFFARTQTDGTVTATDEVDRELPGEPGTWSATLRHTPIPFVTYPYEWSHAMRQDAARLHLDLLRRALAAGFTMKDGSAYNLQWRGAAPEFIDIGSFEPARPGEPWAGYRQFCQTLLYPLMLQAHLDLDPRPLLRAQIDGVEPAQMRRLFGGTRRLAAGVLKHVHLHDSIQSRNADRSTGAVREQLRDAGFNSELVAAAARAMAKLVDKLDWAPPATHWGGYRETCSYSDDDRAAKARFVDAALDAADRTDLVLDLGANDGVFARQAAAKAGYVVAVEADPAVVDTLYRQLRADGEKRILPIVMDLADPSPGGGWAGVERAGFAARAAKADVALALALVHHLAIGRNVPLPAIVDWLAGMGRHVVVEFVHAEDPMARRLLANKPDGLFPDYHVETFVRLLGERFDIARRETLPGGTRTLIAGVRRD
- a CDS encoding citrate synthase — translated: MTDVKLDHPAGQLSMAVRPAVEGPAGLDVGALLKETGYVTYDPGFVNTAATSSEITYIDGDEGILRYRGYPIEQLAEHSSFLEVTYLLIYGELPTADQLGEFTDKIRLHTLLHEDFRGFFDGFPRDAHPMPVLSSAVSALSTFYQDSLDPFDRDQVEISTIRMLAKVPTIASYAYKKSIGQPLLYPDNSLGYVEDFLRMTFGVPATKYEVDPVMAKALDMLFILHADHEQNCSTSTVRLVGSANANLFVSVAAGVNALMGPLHGGANQAVLEMLDQIQRDGGDVKAFVNKVKNREAGVKLMGFGHRVYKNYDPRAAIVKKSAQDVLSRMSKADPLLDLAMQLEEIALADDFFVSRKLYPNVDFYTGLIYKAMGFPTKMFTVLFALGRLPGWIAQWREMIADPATKIGRPRQLYTGAAQRDFVGIDQR
- the glgX gene encoding glycogen debranching protein GlgX; translation: MQVWPGQRYPLGATYDGTGTNFAIFSEVAEGVELCLFDEWGLGNERRVSMQEVDAYVWHAYLPGVEPGQRYGYRVHGRYDPRAGLRCNPNKLLLDPYAKAIDDDVNWDPAVYDYDFDDPDRMSTTDSAPFVPKAVVVNPFFDWGNDRPPRTPYHESVIYEAHVKGLTRKHPAVPDELRGTYAGIGHPAVVDHLKKMGVTALELMPVHQFVHDNRLVDLGMRNYWGYNTIGFFAPYHGYSAMGRLGQQVQEFRGMVKTLHAAGIEVILDVVYNHTAEGNHLGPTLGFKGIDNPSYYRLSDQDRRYYVDYTGTGNSLNMRQPHSLQLIMDSLRYWVEEMHVDGFRFDLAATLAREFYEVDRLSTFFEVVQQDPVVSQVKLIAEPWDIGPGGYQVGNFPPVWTEWNGKYRDTVRDFWRGEPATLAEFASRISGSADLYQDDGRRPFHSINFVTCHDGFTLNDLVSYNDKHNDANGEDNRDGESHNRSWNSGVEGPTDNPGVLALRARQRRNFLATLLLSQGVPMIGHGDELGRTQHGNNNAYCQDNELSWVDWEHVDEHLLAFVRKLTAFRASHRVFRRRRFFTGLPVQTRSAGAPLPDLAWFTPDGREMTQQDWDNHFGRAVMLFVNGEGIRERGQYGQRHVDDSFLLCFNAHDDGLRFTVPGHEYGQKWEAVISTAEYPGETQQVMEAGASILVPDRSLVVLDRSV
- a CDS encoding sulfatase-like hydrolase/transferase, with translation MSGVTEAAAAPHQVRVWARGELAPLLEIIALCGLAIAQPLLDVTGRSPDFFLFYGAGRGDILLLVALVTVVPPAVLWTLGALTGLVGPRTRKITHTVTVGLLVAAISVQVGKKLLPMRGLPLAVLGLAVGAAIAYAYWRWRVPGQLMRIASLGPLVFVALFAFASPTSAVVLPSAALSARSDVTSTKASHPPVVMLMLDEFPLVSLLGPDGRIDSAKYPNIAALAGGSTWYRNATGVSGWTPYAMPAMLTGRYPAKEVAPHYAAYPDNLFTLLGGTYDTNVQETITELCPPSECGDAVKHDGGMKALLREVAGVLGQIASPRDEPADDPEATYRESTIAEARSGVAPGDPKFRWDSLDDNQPSRFTTFLDGLVPTQRPELHFLHLLMPHTPWNYLPSGTRYEAPEDFPLDGPGWVETARDRHLAQVGYTDLLVGKMIERMKQTGLWDKAVVVVTADHGVSFTLDHQGRGMGAVTASPEEVLWVPLFIKSPGQQAGAVDDRNWQHVDLLPTVAEMAGVTVPWQVDGRPVSAPPRTTPDHTYCDLPGKPVQISDTSTFQKIISGQAGPHMAPRTRPDLVGRRVDTLTVSEGAGPNIKVDDADAFADVEPETGTIPALVYGELPSKIRDGTPIAIAVNGKIGAVTQATWADKKGRRFAALVPDETLFVPGANTLTIYEVAGGELKRLPTA